The Pirellulimonas nuda genome includes a region encoding these proteins:
- a CDS encoding aminotransferase class I/II-fold pyridoxal phosphate-dependent enzyme: MSLSIPISHLALRRMTNDPAFQVDTAQRVKRLPPYLFGKINKRIYEKRTAGDDVIELGMGNPTDPPQDLVIEKLTEAAQDPRNHRYSKSNGIASLRREVGAKYFKKYGVRIDPESEAIVCLGSKEGFSHMCLALMGPGDTAVVPAPYFPVHVYAVALAGANAISLDVSNSDKFLSDIAYTCETLYPKPKLLILCYPHNPSAVVVEQAFYDEVVKLAKRYNLMVISDFAYADVAFDGYKPPSFLASEGAIDVGVEFTTMSKGYNMAGWRVGFCCGNREMIQALATIKGYYDYGMFQAIQIAAIMALRHTDAAVEQQSLIYQSRRDALCDGLSRLGWQDARPKAGMFVWQPIPEPWRSRMSTMDFAMMLLEEGNVAVSPGSGFGPAGEGFLRMSLVENEARLRQAVRQIRACLKEAEGKYNEVEGAAFAPAAVESQS; this comes from the coding sequence ATGTCGCTATCGATCCCCATCTCTCACCTCGCCCTGCGTCGCATGACCAACGACCCTGCGTTCCAAGTCGATACCGCCCAGCGGGTTAAGCGGCTGCCGCCCTACCTGTTTGGCAAGATCAATAAGCGGATCTACGAAAAGCGCACCGCCGGCGACGACGTGATCGAGCTGGGGATGGGCAACCCCACCGACCCGCCGCAAGACCTGGTGATCGAGAAGCTGACCGAGGCGGCCCAGGACCCGCGGAACCACCGCTACAGCAAGTCGAACGGCATCGCCAGCCTACGCCGCGAGGTGGGCGCCAAGTACTTCAAGAAGTACGGCGTGCGGATCGACCCGGAGAGCGAGGCGATCGTCTGCCTCGGCAGCAAGGAGGGCTTCAGCCACATGTGCCTGGCGCTGATGGGCCCGGGCGACACCGCCGTGGTGCCGGCGCCCTATTTCCCTGTGCACGTGTACGCCGTGGCCCTGGCCGGGGCGAACGCCATCTCGCTCGACGTTTCCAACAGCGACAAGTTCCTCTCGGACATCGCCTACACCTGCGAGACGCTCTACCCCAAGCCCAAGCTGCTGATCCTGTGCTACCCGCACAACCCCTCGGCCGTGGTGGTCGAGCAGGCGTTCTACGACGAGGTAGTGAAGCTGGCCAAGCGCTACAACCTGATGGTGATCAGCGACTTCGCCTACGCCGACGTGGCGTTCGACGGCTACAAGCCGCCGAGCTTCTTGGCGTCCGAAGGGGCGATCGACGTCGGCGTCGAGTTCACCACCATGAGCAAGGGCTACAACATGGCCGGCTGGCGGGTGGGCTTCTGCTGCGGCAACCGCGAGATGATCCAGGCGCTGGCCACCATCAAGGGCTACTACGACTACGGCATGTTCCAGGCGATCCAGATCGCCGCGATCATGGCGCTGCGGCACACCGACGCCGCCGTCGAGCAGCAGAGCCTCATCTACCAGAGCCGGCGCGACGCGTTGTGCGACGGCCTGTCGCGGCTCGGGTGGCAAGACGCGCGGCCCAAGGCGGGCATGTTCGTCTGGCAGCCGATCCCCGAGCCGTGGCGCAGCCGGATGAGCACGATGGACTTCGCGATGATGCTGCTGGAAGAGGGGAACGTCGCGGTCAGCCCCGGCAGCGGCTTCGGCCCCGCCGGCGAGGGCTTCCTGCGGATGAGCCTGGTAGAGAACGAGGCGCGCCTGCGGCAAGCGGTGCGGCAGATCCGCGCGTGCTTGAAGGAGGCGGAGGGGAAGTACAATGAAGTTGAGGGGGCGGCCTTCGCGCCGGCCGCAGTAGAATCACAAAGCTAG
- a CDS encoding ceramidase, translating to MQDFLPWLNSLRPAEMCFCERTLDGFPKHPADTWSNIGPLIAGIAILWVSRGRPAPVRAIGVASVVTALCSALFHASNAYVGEVLDLAGMYAFILSCAATQVYRHRWAGSLTSAIGGFVIAGGFTALAAAFTWAKSPLFAVVLLAVVVVEIFDPAVKHYRSAYAALAWLAGAFAFWVLDYSHVMCDPDNHWLTGHGLWHLMNGPAFWFTYKQFDQSLRDRAAALARA from the coding sequence ATGCAAGACTTCCTCCCCTGGCTCAACAGCCTACGCCCCGCCGAGATGTGCTTCTGCGAGCGCACCCTCGACGGCTTCCCCAAGCACCCGGCCGACACCTGGAGCAACATCGGCCCGCTGATCGCGGGGATCGCCATCCTGTGGGTCTCGCGCGGCAGGCCGGCGCCGGTGCGGGCGATCGGGGTCGCCTCGGTCGTCACCGCCCTCTGCTCCGCGCTGTTCCACGCCAGCAACGCGTACGTGGGCGAGGTGCTCGACCTGGCCGGCATGTACGCGTTTATCCTCTCCTGCGCGGCGACGCAGGTTTACCGCCACCGTTGGGCGGGGAGCCTCACGTCGGCCATTGGCGGGTTCGTGATCGCCGGCGGGTTCACGGCGCTGGCCGCGGCGTTCACCTGGGCCAAGAGCCCGCTGTTTGCCGTGGTGCTGCTGGCGGTGGTCGTCGTCGAGATCTTCGACCCCGCCGTGAAGCACTACCGCAGCGCCTACGCCGCGCTCGCCTGGCTGGCTGGCGCCTTCGCGTTCTGGGTGCTCGACTACAGCCACGTGATGTGCGACCCCGACAACCACTGGCTCACCGGCCACGGCCTGTGGCACCTGATGAACGGCCCCGCGTTCTGGTTTACGTATAAGCAGTTCGACCAGTCACTGAGAGACCGCGCCGCGGCGCTGGCGAGAGCATAG
- a CDS encoding TIGR01777 family oxidoreductase, protein METRTIAVTGASGLIGTALCKSLRDDGCRVLELVRREVKDPEREVYWKPSAGEIDASRLEGVDGVVHLAGVNIADKRWTPEFKQKIVDSRVQGTELLAGAIAALADKPRVLVQASAIGYYGDRGDAVMTEESSAGDDFLAKTCVLWEASSKAAWEAGVRVAQLRIGVVMSPEGGALKELLPKFNLGGGATLGDGKQWMSWVALPDVVGALRFCLDNEGVHGAVNGAAPGAVTNREFTKTLAGVLSRPALLTLPKFAVRAMFGEMGDALLLSSTRVAPTRLEEAGYRFKHPELEPALRALLEK, encoded by the coding sequence ATGGAGACCCGCACCATCGCCGTCACCGGCGCTTCGGGATTGATTGGCACGGCGTTGTGCAAGTCGCTACGGGACGACGGCTGCCGCGTGCTGGAGCTGGTGCGCCGCGAGGTTAAGGACCCGGAGCGCGAGGTCTACTGGAAGCCGAGCGCGGGGGAGATCGACGCGTCGCGGCTGGAAGGGGTCGATGGCGTGGTGCACCTGGCGGGGGTGAACATCGCGGACAAGCGGTGGACCCCCGAGTTCAAGCAGAAGATCGTCGACAGCCGGGTGCAGGGGACCGAGCTGCTGGCGGGCGCCATCGCGGCCCTGGCGGACAAGCCCCGCGTGCTGGTGCAGGCCTCGGCGATCGGCTACTACGGCGACCGCGGCGACGCGGTGATGACCGAAGAGTCGTCCGCGGGCGACGACTTCCTGGCCAAGACCTGCGTCCTGTGGGAGGCCTCCAGCAAGGCCGCCTGGGAAGCCGGCGTGCGGGTGGCGCAGCTCCGTATCGGCGTGGTGATGAGCCCCGAGGGGGGCGCCCTCAAGGAGCTGCTCCCGAAGTTCAACCTGGGCGGGGGCGCCACGCTGGGCGACGGCAAGCAGTGGATGAGCTGGGTCGCCCTGCCCGACGTAGTGGGCGCCCTGCGGTTCTGCCTCGACAACGAAGGGGTCCACGGCGCCGTCAACGGCGCCGCGCCCGGCGCGGTCACCAACCGCGAGTTCACCAAGACGCTGGCCGGCGTGCTGAGCCGTCCGGCGCTGCTGACGCTCCCCAAGTTCGCGGTGCGGGCGATGTTCGGCGAGATGGGCGACGCGCTGCTGCTCTCCAGCACCCGCGTAGCGCCCACGCGGCTCGAAGAAGCGGGCTACCGGTTCAAGCACCCAGAACTCGAGCCGGCCCTCCGCGCACTGCTGGAGAAGTGA